A genome region from Frankineae bacterium MT45 includes the following:
- a CDS encoding flagellar biosynthetic protein FliP codes for MKAPLRTLLRALFLLIATVVAGISLLTFGASSASATTVTHPVTAVAAVAPLAAPLAQPVAAPRVVAAAAPLAVAATPAAPAGPKSPTGPTTIDVGGNTKPSTSITILLLLTVISVAPSLLLMMTSFTKIFVVLSLTRNALGLQTVPPNQVLAGLSLFLSMFVMGPVLSKVNQLGIQPYIHGTKNQQTAFHDGMEPLRVFMTAHTRPEEIALMLRAAKLPNPEKISDVGLTTLIPAFVLSELRSAMIIGFVIFIPFLVIDLVVSSSLMSLGMMMLPPVSVSLPFKLLLFVLVDGWGLIITALVQSYNTS; via the coding sequence CACTCTTCCTGCTGATCGCGACCGTTGTCGCCGGCATCAGCCTCCTCACTTTCGGCGCCAGCAGTGCCTCGGCCACGACCGTCACCCATCCGGTCACTGCGGTGGCTGCCGTGGCACCGCTCGCTGCGCCGCTCGCGCAGCCTGTGGCCGCCCCGCGTGTCGTGGCCGCCGCCGCGCCTCTGGCCGTGGCCGCCACACCAGCGGCACCGGCCGGCCCGAAGTCACCGACCGGACCGACGACCATCGACGTCGGTGGCAACACCAAGCCGAGCACCTCGATCACCATCCTGCTGCTGCTCACCGTCATCTCGGTGGCGCCGTCACTGCTGCTGATGATGACCAGCTTCACCAAGATCTTCGTGGTCCTTTCGCTGACCCGCAACGCCCTCGGCCTGCAGACCGTCCCGCCGAACCAGGTGCTGGCCGGACTCTCCTTGTTTCTCAGCATGTTCGTCATGGGTCCGGTGCTCAGCAAGGTCAACCAGCTGGGTATCCAGCCCTACATCCACGGCACCAAAAACCAGCAGACCGCCTTCCACGACGGCATGGAGCCGCTGCGTGTCTTCATGACGGCCCACACCCGGCCGGAGGAGATCGCGCTGATGCTGCGGGCGGCGAAGTTGCCGAACCCGGAGAAGATCTCCGACGTTGGGCTGACGACCTTGATCCCAGCCTTCGTGCTGTCGGAACTGCGCTCGGCGATGATCATCGGGTTCGTCATCTTCATCCCGTTCCTGGTGATCGACCTCGTCGTCTCCTCCTCGCTGATGTCGCTCGGCATGATGATGCTGCCGCCGGTCTCGGTCTCGCTTCCCTTTAAATTGCTGCTCTTCGTCCTCGTCGACGGCTGGGGCCTGATCATCACCGCGCTCGTCCAGAGCTACAACACCAGTTAG
- a CDS encoding flagellar biosynthetic protein FliQ, giving the protein MTDTAIVSLAMKVMIITAELAAPALVTSLLIGFAVSLFQSATQIQEFTLSFVPKALGVGIALLLSGRWMMHAMVTFTHQLFAQIPSLLH; this is encoded by the coding sequence ATGACTGACACCGCGATCGTCAGCCTGGCCATGAAGGTCATGATCATTACGGCTGAACTGGCCGCGCCCGCCCTCGTCACCTCGCTGTTGATCGGCTTCGCCGTGTCTCTGTTCCAGTCGGCGACCCAGATCCAGGAGTTCACGCTCTCGTTCGTGCCGAAGGCGCTCGGCGTCGGTATCGCTCTGCTGCTCTCGGGGCGCTGGATGATGCACGCGATGGTGACCTTCACGCACCAGCTCTTCGCGCAGATTCCCTCTCTGCTGCACTGA
- a CDS encoding flagellar biosynthetic protein FliR, translating to MDVQIATANLLALLLVSLRVLGWTIFAPPLATSGVPRTVQVMLSVAIGLALSPSQVKHVPPVVDAWTIVGIGVEQIFIGVGLGFMCRLVFTAIEAAGGLIDMAGGFSLSAGYDPLMQNQSAVFARFHALLASTLIFASSAHLFLLQGFMRTFDTLPLDGSLSMPKLSASLIHGVTNMFVGALQIAGPLLVVLFIADLGLGLLNRIAPQLNAFALSFPLKIGLTLSLIGFTFLLLPQVVAHLTTTATDLVRVVTG from the coding sequence ATGGACGTCCAAATCGCGACTGCGAACCTGCTGGCATTGCTGCTGGTGTCGCTTCGCGTGCTCGGTTGGACGATCTTCGCCCCTCCGCTGGCCACCAGTGGAGTGCCCCGCACGGTGCAGGTAATGCTCTCGGTCGCCATCGGGCTGGCGCTCTCGCCGAGCCAGGTTAAGCACGTCCCGCCGGTCGTCGACGCCTGGACAATCGTAGGGATCGGCGTGGAGCAGATCTTCATCGGGGTCGGGCTCGGATTCATGTGCCGTCTCGTCTTCACCGCGATCGAGGCGGCCGGCGGGCTCATCGACATGGCCGGTGGATTCTCGCTCTCCGCCGGCTACGACCCGCTCATGCAGAATCAGAGCGCGGTCTTCGCCCGGTTTCACGCGCTTCTCGCCTCGACGCTCATCTTCGCCTCGAGCGCACACCTCTTCCTGCTGCAGGGGTTCATGCGCACCTTCGACACGCTGCCCCTGGACGGGTCGCTCTCGATGCCGAAGCTCAGCGCGTCGCTCATCCATGGCGTGACGAACATGTTCGTCGGGGCGCTGCAGATCGCCGGACCGCTGCTGGTGGTTCTCTTCATCGCAGACCTCGGGCTGGGGCTGCTGAACCGCATCGCGCCGCAGCTCAACGCCTTCGCCCTCAGCTTCCCGCTGAAGATTGGCCTGACGCTCTCGCTGATCGGCTTCACCTTCCTGCTGCTGCCGCAGGTGGTCGCCCACCTGACCACGACGGCGACTGATCTGGTGAGGGTGGTGACCGGCTAG
- a CDS encoding flagellar biosynthetic protein FlhB gives MPDKSSEERTEQATPKQKKKARREGQIGNTPEFGSWIGLMVASFVLPHVAESLMNTSKIALLQTSDVIQDPQVSQVLAIARDTAKSGMMAVLPLALTFMVVSIISVGSQGGIHFAPKALAPKFSRLNPLAGIKRMFGPHGWWAALKALLKTTVVGVVVYLSVRNLIPTLIGAGSLSLDTLVSTAISMALRVMRVAAAAGILMAVADYIVVRRRNNKSLKMTKQQVKEENKSADGNPQLKSAIRSKQIAMSRNRMMAAVASADVVIVNPTHVAVALKYDAEKGAPRVVAMGADYVAARIREQAEKHRVPMVADIPLARTLFQTCKIGGEIPPDLYKAVATVLAFIMTLKRRGSAAGTHTVRPLAVR, from the coding sequence GTGCCAGACAAGTCTTCAGAGGAGAGAACCGAACAGGCGACTCCTAAACAGAAGAAGAAGGCCAGACGCGAAGGTCAGATCGGCAATACCCCCGAGTTCGGCTCCTGGATCGGGCTGATGGTGGCCAGCTTCGTGCTGCCGCATGTCGCTGAATCGCTCATGAATACCAGCAAGATCGCGTTGCTGCAGACCTCGGACGTGATCCAGGATCCGCAGGTGAGCCAGGTGCTGGCGATCGCCCGCGACACCGCGAAGAGCGGGATGATGGCCGTGCTGCCGCTGGCGCTGACCTTCATGGTCGTCTCCATCATTTCGGTGGGTTCGCAGGGTGGCATCCACTTCGCACCGAAGGCGCTGGCTCCGAAGTTCTCCCGACTGAACCCGCTCGCGGGTATCAAGCGCATGTTCGGCCCGCATGGATGGTGGGCGGCGCTGAAGGCGCTGCTGAAGACCACGGTCGTCGGCGTCGTCGTCTATCTCTCCGTGCGGAATCTGATTCCGACGCTGATCGGGGCGGGGTCGCTCTCGCTCGACACGCTCGTCTCGACTGCCATCTCGATGGCGCTGCGGGTCATGCGGGTCGCCGCCGCGGCCGGCATCCTGATGGCCGTCGCTGACTACATCGTGGTGCGCCGGCGCAACAACAAATCGTTGAAGATGACGAAGCAGCAGGTCAAGGAAGAGAACAAGAGCGCCGACGGTAACCCGCAGCTCAAGAGCGCCATCCGGTCGAAGCAGATCGCGATGAGCCGCAACCGGATGATGGCCGCTGTCGCCAGCGCCGACGTTGTGATCGTGAACCCGACTCACGTCGCGGTGGCCCTCAAGTACGACGCCGAGAAGGGCGCGCCCCGGGTGGTCGCGATGGGCGCGGACTACGTGGCCGCCCGCATCCGTGAGCAGGCCGAGAAACACCGAGTTCCGATGGTCGCCGACATCCCACTGGCGCGGACGCTCTTCCAGACCTGCAAGATCGGCGGCGAGATCCCACCTGATCTGTATAAGGCGGTGGCCACTGTGCTCGCCTTCATCATGACCTTGAAGCGGCGCGGTTCTGCTGCGGGTACCCACACGGTTCGCCCGCTCGCCGTGCGCTAG
- a CDS encoding Glycosyltransferase involved in cell wall bisynthesis: MQPLKIVGWAQNGAGQGYYRIAMPMWALGIAGHQTVSIDRGTTGISPDIDVVVGQMVSDDARDAIWHEMAARSDRNFAMIFEIDDDPWAINADNPARDYYTPERLRMMARNIALSDAVTVSTPRLAEVVGQYNPNVYVLPNCIDASLIFMQRPPTRNLTVGWAGGSAHREDFASVSKELRQFFRRNTKVESHLMGSRFAGLIGRPRDRFTSWSANPEEFFPKIDFDIAIAPLAHNDFNRAKSDLKFIEYAALGIPTVATDFGPYADTVQHGVTGFLAKSQRDWSLYLQALVNDAALRAEIGSNARKWATTRTIHANYGRWEAVYREVLANLRGSELADNPVEAGAEVFAK; this comes from the coding sequence GTGCAGCCACTGAAGATCGTCGGTTGGGCGCAGAATGGCGCCGGCCAGGGGTACTACCGCATCGCGATGCCGATGTGGGCCCTCGGCATCGCCGGACATCAGACCGTCTCGATTGATCGGGGCACCACCGGGATCAGCCCTGACATCGACGTCGTCGTCGGCCAGATGGTCTCCGACGATGCCCGCGACGCGATCTGGCACGAGATGGCGGCTCGAAGCGATCGCAATTTCGCGATGATCTTCGAGATCGACGACGACCCGTGGGCGATCAACGCCGACAATCCGGCCCGTGACTACTACACGCCCGAGCGTCTGCGCATGATGGCCCGCAACATCGCCCTCTCCGACGCGGTGACGGTGAGCACGCCCCGGCTGGCTGAGGTCGTCGGCCAGTACAACCCGAACGTCTACGTACTCCCCAACTGCATCGATGCGTCGCTGATCTTCATGCAGCGCCCCCCGACCCGCAACCTCACTGTGGGCTGGGCCGGCGGCAGCGCCCACCGCGAGGACTTCGCCAGCGTCAGCAAGGAACTGCGCCAGTTCTTCCGGCGCAACACCAAGGTCGAGTCGCACTTGATGGGCAGTCGCTTCGCCGGGCTGATCGGGCGCCCCCGGGACCGCTTCACGTCCTGGTCGGCCAACCCGGAGGAGTTCTTCCCCAAGATCGACTTCGACATCGCCATCGCACCCCTGGCCCACAACGACTTCAATCGGGCCAAAAGCGACCTGAAGTTCATCGAATACGCGGCCCTCGGGATTCCGACGGTGGCCACCGACTTCGGCCCGTACGCCGACACCGTCCAGCATGGCGTCACCGGATTTCTGGCCAAGAGCCAGCGGGACTGGAGCCTGTACCTGCAGGCCCTGGTCAACGACGCGGCGCTCCGCGCGGAAATCGGATCAAATGCCCGTAAATGGGCCACCACTCGGACTATCCACGCCAACTACGGCCGATGGGAAGCCGTGTACCGCGAGGTCCTCGCGAACCTGCGCGGTAGCGAGCTGGCAGACAACCCGGTCGAGGCCGGCGCAGAGGTATTTGCGAAATAG
- a CDS encoding flagellar biosynthesis protein FlhA, with translation MTTPKPKAPRASLNQLAVPVGVVGIVVMMVVPIPTFLLDMLIALNITGAVLVVLVSMYVSRPLEFSSFPSLLLVATLFRLALNISATRLVLSHGFAGNVINSFGHFVIGGSLVVGLVIFAILLVIQFVVITNGAARVAEVGARFTLDAMPGKQMAIDADLNSGLINDKQARIRRREVAAEADFYGAMDGASRFVKGDAIAAVLITFINLIGGFAIGVLTKHMPISEALNSYSLMSVGDGLVSQIPALLLSVSTGLIVTRASDSDDMSSVVTRQLGSQLKALQIAGGAAIALCLVPGLPKLPFLIIGGGILIIASRVKQNGPAKSEEAEAEAEAVAAAESPDTPEALLSQIMVEPLELMLSPDLISLVDGAGADLLDRVRSLRRSLAQELGVVMPPVRTRDSLDLPHATYAIRINGVEIARGQAPTGTVLAIGDDLDGLPGQIGHEPVFGLEGKWVPVELRGQAELLGATVVDRSSVIITHLSEAVRRNASRLLGREEVALATKSLKKSHPTVVEDLTPALLTLAEIQRVLHALLDEGIPIRDLVRIFEALALAAKGGTEPDRLIEAARNALAPAIVAEHTVDGHLDVLTLDPQLQQTVMESLRPGDGGPQLVLPADLAESFVAMTRQRFTEATSRGRRPVLVCAPQLRLPLRRLLRMTVPEMPILSYSDISAGTARIDTVGVIEDVRNAVL, from the coding sequence GTGACAACTCCGAAGCCGAAAGCCCCGCGCGCGAGCCTGAACCAGCTCGCTGTGCCGGTCGGTGTCGTCGGCATCGTCGTCATGATGGTTGTCCCCATCCCGACCTTCCTGCTCGACATGCTCATCGCGCTGAACATCACCGGCGCCGTGCTGGTCGTGCTCGTCTCGATGTACGTCAGCCGCCCGCTGGAGTTCTCCAGCTTCCCGTCGCTGCTGCTCGTCGCCACCCTCTTCCGTCTCGCGCTGAATATCTCGGCCACCAGACTCGTGCTCTCGCACGGCTTCGCCGGCAACGTCATCAACTCCTTTGGGCATTTCGTCATCGGCGGCTCACTCGTCGTCGGGTTGGTGATCTTCGCGATCCTGCTGGTCATCCAATTCGTCGTCATCACCAACGGTGCCGCCCGCGTCGCCGAGGTCGGGGCCCGCTTCACCCTCGACGCCATGCCCGGTAAGCAGATGGCGATCGACGCCGACCTCAACTCGGGTCTGATCAACGACAAGCAGGCGCGTATCCGCCGCCGCGAGGTTGCCGCCGAGGCCGACTTCTACGGTGCGATGGACGGTGCCTCCCGCTTCGTCAAGGGTGACGCGATCGCCGCCGTGCTGATCACGTTCATCAACCTCATCGGCGGCTTCGCGATCGGCGTGCTGACCAAGCACATGCCGATCAGCGAGGCCCTCAACTCCTACAGCCTGATGAGCGTCGGCGACGGCCTCGTCTCGCAGATCCCCGCGCTTCTGCTCTCCGTCTCCACCGGCCTCATCGTCACCCGGGCCAGCGACTCCGATGACATGTCGTCGGTGGTCACCCGCCAGCTCGGCAGCCAGCTCAAGGCGCTGCAGATCGCCGGCGGCGCGGCCATCGCGCTCTGCCTGGTGCCCGGCCTGCCGAAGCTGCCCTTCCTCATCATCGGCGGCGGAATCCTCATCATCGCCAGCCGGGTCAAGCAGAACGGCCCAGCCAAGTCCGAGGAAGCGGAGGCCGAAGCCGAGGCAGTCGCCGCGGCCGAGTCGCCGGACACGCCGGAGGCGCTCCTCTCCCAGATCATGGTCGAGCCGCTGGAGCTCATGCTCTCGCCCGACCTCATCTCGCTTGTCGACGGGGCCGGCGCCGACCTGCTCGACCGGGTCCGCTCGCTGCGCCGCAGTCTGGCTCAGGAACTCGGTGTCGTCATGCCGCCGGTACGGACCCGCGACAGCCTGGACCTTCCGCACGCCACCTACGCGATCCGCATCAACGGCGTCGAGATCGCGCGCGGCCAGGCCCCGACCGGCACCGTGCTGGCCATCGGCGACGACCTCGACGGGCTACCCGGGCAGATCGGTCACGAGCCCGTCTTCGGCCTCGAGGGCAAGTGGGTTCCGGTCGAACTCCGCGGCCAGGCCGAACTCCTCGGCGCCACCGTCGTCGACCGCTCGTCCGTGATCATCACGCACCTCTCCGAGGCCGTCCGCCGCAACGCCAGCCGCCTGCTCGGCCGCGAAGAGGTCGCCCTGGCCACGAAGTCACTCAAGAAGAGCCACCCGACGGTGGTCGAGGACCTCACCCCGGCACTGCTCACGCTCGCCGAGATTCAGCGGGTGCTCCACGCGCTGCTCGACGAGGGCATCCCGATCCGCGACCTGGTCCGCATCTTCGAAGCGCTGGCGCTCGCTGCCAAGGGTGGCACCGAACCTGACCGGCTCATCGAGGCGGCTCGCAATGCGCTGGCCCCGGCGATCGTCGCCGAGCACACCGTCGACGGGCATCTCGACGTCCTCACCCTCGACCCACAGTTGCAGCAGACGGTCATGGAGTCGCTGCGCCCGGGTGACGGTGGTCCCCAGCTGGTACTGCCGGCGGACCTGGCCGAGTCGTTCGTGGCGATGACCCGTCAGCGCTTCACCGAGGCGACCTCCCGGGGACGCCGTCCGGTGCTGGTCTGCGCGCCTCAGCTTCGCCTTCCGCTGCGCCGCCTGCTGCGGATGACCGTCCCTGAAATGCCCATCCTTTCCTACTCAGATATATCCGCGGGCACCGCTCGCATCGACACAGTTGGAGTGATTGAAGATGTCCGCAACGCTGTACTCTGA